One Cryobacterium roopkundense genomic region harbors:
- a CDS encoding helix-turn-helix transcriptional regulator, with protein sequence MSPQASDLITLGHRIRHFRAERGLTLDQLGERVNLAGSQLSLIENGRREPKLSALQDLAGALGVELAELLSREAPNNRAALEIELDRAQKNPLYGALGLPQVKVTKGTPMAAIESLLGLHRELARRANEAIATPEEARRANTELRERMREEGNYLPDIEELVEERVRASGHVSGALTHREVSVMAEQLGFSLVYVNDLPNSTRSVTDLVNGRIYLPPASIPGGHGLRSMALQAMGHRLLGHERPGSYAEFLWQRLEINYFAAACLMPRDASVAFLSHAKAERELSVEDFRDAFGVTHEAAALRLTNLATSHLEMPVHFLRVNGDGALQKGYENDGLPFPSDVTGSIEGQFVCKQWSSRSAFTHTNRTTEYYQYTDTPAGTFWSATQTGVTDAGEYSISVGVPFAHAKWFRGRETVQRAVSRCPDESCCRRPNSEAASRWAGRAWPSARLHANVLSPLPSGTFPGVDDMEVYEFLERHAAE encoded by the coding sequence ATGTCGCCTCAAGCCTCCGATCTCATCACCCTGGGCCACCGCATCCGTCATTTTCGAGCCGAACGCGGACTCACCCTCGACCAGCTCGGCGAGCGCGTGAACCTCGCCGGCAGCCAGCTTTCCCTGATCGAAAACGGGCGCAGGGAACCCAAACTCTCTGCCCTGCAGGATCTGGCCGGGGCCCTCGGGGTGGAGCTGGCCGAACTCCTCAGCCGCGAGGCGCCCAACAACCGGGCCGCGCTCGAGATCGAACTCGATCGGGCGCAGAAGAATCCCCTCTACGGAGCGCTCGGCTTGCCGCAGGTCAAGGTCACCAAGGGCACGCCGATGGCCGCGATCGAATCACTCCTCGGACTTCACCGCGAGCTTGCCCGCCGGGCGAATGAGGCCATCGCCACTCCTGAGGAGGCTCGCCGAGCCAACACCGAACTGCGCGAGCGGATGCGAGAAGAGGGCAACTACCTGCCCGACATCGAGGAACTCGTGGAGGAACGGGTGAGGGCCTCCGGGCACGTGTCGGGAGCGCTCACCCACCGCGAGGTGAGCGTGATGGCCGAGCAGCTCGGCTTCAGCCTCGTGTATGTGAACGACCTGCCCAACTCCACCCGCTCGGTGACCGATCTCGTGAACGGCCGCATCTACCTGCCGCCGGCCTCGATTCCGGGCGGCCACGGACTTCGCTCGATGGCCCTGCAGGCGATGGGGCACCGGCTCCTCGGCCACGAGCGGCCCGGCAGCTACGCCGAGTTCCTCTGGCAGCGTCTCGAGATCAACTATTTCGCAGCGGCGTGCCTGATGCCGCGCGATGCATCCGTTGCCTTCCTTTCGCACGCCAAGGCGGAGCGCGAGCTGTCGGTGGAGGACTTTCGCGACGCCTTCGGAGTGACGCACGAGGCTGCGGCGCTGCGGCTGACCAACCTCGCCACCTCGCACCTCGAGATGCCGGTGCATTTTCTGCGCGTGAACGGCGACGGGGCGCTGCAGAAGGGCTACGAGAACGACGGACTTCCCTTTCCAAGTGACGTGACGGGCTCGATCGAGGGCCAGTTCGTGTGCAAGCAGTGGTCGTCGCGCAGCGCCTTCACCCACACCAACCGCACGACGGAGTATTACCAGTACACGGACACCCCGGCCGGAACGTTCTGGTCAGCGACGCAAACGGGTGTGACGGATGCCGGCGAGTACTCGATCAGCGTCGGCGTACCGTTCGCGCACGCCAAGTGGTTTCGGGGGCGAGAGACGGTCCAGCGCGCGGTGTCACGCTGCCCCGACGAGTCGTGCTGCCGCCGCCCCAACTCGGAGGCGGCCTCGCGCTGGGCAGGACGTGCCTGGCCGAGCGCGCGCCTGCACGCAAACGTGCTCTCGCCGCTGCCGTCTGGGACGTTCCCGGGAGTCGACGACATGGAGGTCTACGAGTTTCTGGAGCGCCACGCCGCCGAGTAG
- a CDS encoding type IV toxin-antitoxin system AbiEi family antitoxin domain-containing protein, with amino-acid sequence MDEIQLARESLIFTCDMGALGLDDTRLGRAVRRGTLVRLKQGVYLDCALWATLRPPDRHRLLATIAERVAGPGLVFSHQTAAALLGLPVLGRWPDRAHVLSDCASGGRSTTILAVHTVGLQGVSVGTADGLTATTTPRTVIDLALTLPFLSAVVATDAAVLVDRRTHQFLTTLDDVRDLLDQLSPLRGLRRVSAVLDAATTLSESVGESLCRLIIAELGFDLPELQMEFRDADGLIGFADFTWVGFRLIAEFDGLVKYSEERFRHGLSESEIVVREKLREDRLRALGYGVVRVLWEHLRDPARLFQMLTKAGLVPVRATRVIRRPGL; translated from the coding sequence ATGGACGAAATTCAGCTGGCCCGCGAATCCCTCATCTTCACGTGTGACATGGGTGCGCTCGGGCTCGACGACACCCGCCTGGGCCGCGCCGTACGACGGGGTACCCTCGTTCGCCTGAAACAGGGCGTCTACCTCGATTGCGCCCTCTGGGCCACTCTTCGCCCGCCCGACCGCCATCGGCTACTCGCGACCATTGCCGAGCGCGTGGCAGGCCCCGGTCTGGTGTTCTCCCACCAGACCGCCGCCGCGCTGCTCGGGCTGCCGGTGCTCGGTCGCTGGCCAGACCGGGCACACGTGCTGAGCGATTGCGCGTCCGGCGGACGGTCGACGACCATTCTCGCGGTGCACACCGTCGGTCTCCAGGGGGTGTCAGTGGGTACGGCCGACGGCCTCACTGCGACGACAACACCCCGCACGGTGATCGATCTCGCCCTGACCCTTCCCTTCCTGTCGGCCGTCGTGGCAACGGATGCCGCGGTGCTCGTCGACCGACGCACGCACCAATTCCTCACCACGCTCGACGACGTGCGGGACCTGCTTGATCAACTCTCCCCGCTGCGTGGCCTTCGGCGCGTGTCGGCCGTGCTGGATGCGGCGACAACTCTGTCGGAGTCCGTCGGCGAGTCGCTCTGCCGTCTGATCATCGCCGAACTCGGCTTCGATCTTCCGGAGCTGCAGATGGAATTTCGGGACGCGGACGGCCTGATCGGATTCGCAGATTTCACCTGGGTCGGTTTCCGGCTCATCGCGGAGTTCGACGGCCTGGTCAAATACAGTGAGGAGCGGTTCCGGCACGGCCTGAGCGAGTCTGAGATTGTGGTCAGAGAGAAGCTTCGGGAAGACCGACTGCGAGCGCTGGGCTATGGAGTGGTGCGCGTGCTCTGGGAGCACTTAAGGGATCCGGCTCGCCTGTTTCAGATGCTCACGAAGGCAGGGCTGGTCCCCGTGCGCGCGACCCGCGTCATCCGTCGTCCCGGGCTGTGA
- a CDS encoding phosphoenolpyruvate carboxykinase (GTP): MTLTSSSVQTGSIALPERTGTTDPVLQAWVDEIAELTQPDQIVWCDGSSREANELSKELVNSGQLIRLNPEWRPNSFLARTNPKDVARVEGRTFICSEDEADAGPTNNWAEPAAMRSELKGVFAGSMRGRTMYIVPFSMGPLGGSISQLGVEITDSAYVVLNMGIMTRMGEKIIEMIEAGDPWVHTVHSVGYPLVGADGRSRPDVEWPCNDTKYIVQFPETREVWSFGSGYGGNALLSKKSFALRIASVMGRDEGWLAEHMLLIKLISPEGGTFHVAAAFPSACGKTNLSMLQPTIPGWKVETIGDDIAWLRQGEDGRLWAINPEAGFFGVAPGTGELTNPTAVSTMWGNTIFTNVALRDDGDVWWEGLTEKAPDHLIDWEGKDWTPASGRPAAHPNSRFTVAAAQCPSIADDWEAAGGVPIDAIVFGGRRATNVPLVAQARSWKHGVFMGATISSEKTAAADGIVGELRRDPFAMLPFCGYNMADYWSHWLKVGKSLGTKAPAIFQVNWFRKGPDGSFIWPGFGENSRVLEWMVRRIEGSADAIDTPIGLLPAEDGLNLDGLDLSKEALDQLFDIDTNSWLAECDLTEEYFTKFGDRMPPALLAELASVRYHLKA; the protein is encoded by the coding sequence ATGACCCTGACAAGCTCATCCGTCCAGACCGGCAGCATCGCTCTTCCCGAGCGCACCGGAACCACCGATCCCGTGCTGCAGGCCTGGGTCGACGAAATCGCCGAGCTTACCCAGCCCGACCAGATCGTCTGGTGTGACGGATCGTCACGCGAGGCCAACGAGCTGTCCAAGGAGCTCGTGAACTCGGGCCAGCTCATCCGCTTGAACCCGGAATGGCGCCCGAACAGCTTTCTCGCCCGCACCAACCCGAAGGACGTCGCCCGTGTTGAGGGCCGCACGTTCATCTGCTCCGAAGATGAGGCCGACGCCGGCCCCACGAACAACTGGGCCGAGCCCGCGGCGATGCGCAGCGAACTCAAGGGTGTTTTCGCCGGCAGCATGCGCGGCCGCACCATGTACATTGTTCCGTTCTCGATGGGCCCGCTCGGCGGCTCCATCTCCCAGCTGGGCGTCGAGATCACCGACTCCGCCTACGTCGTGCTCAACATGGGCATCATGACGCGCATGGGCGAGAAGATCATCGAGATGATCGAGGCCGGTGACCCCTGGGTGCACACCGTGCACAGCGTCGGCTACCCGCTCGTCGGTGCCGACGGACGCAGCCGCCCCGATGTGGAATGGCCCTGCAACGACACCAAGTACATCGTGCAGTTCCCCGAAACCCGCGAGGTGTGGTCGTTCGGTTCCGGGTATGGCGGAAACGCGCTGCTTTCCAAGAAGTCGTTTGCGCTGCGAATCGCATCCGTCATGGGCCGCGATGAGGGATGGCTCGCCGAGCACATGCTGCTCATCAAGCTGATCTCCCCGGAAGGCGGCACGTTCCACGTGGCCGCCGCGTTCCCGTCCGCCTGTGGCAAGACAAACCTGTCTATGCTGCAGCCGACCATCCCGGGCTGGAAGGTCGAGACGATCGGCGACGACATCGCCTGGTTGCGTCAGGGTGAAGACGGTCGCCTCTGGGCGATCAACCCCGAGGCCGGCTTCTTCGGGGTCGCCCCCGGAACCGGCGAGCTCACCAACCCGACCGCCGTCAGCACTATGTGGGGCAACACGATCTTCACAAACGTGGCCCTTCGCGATGACGGAGACGTCTGGTGGGAAGGCCTCACCGAGAAGGCGCCCGACCACCTGATCGACTGGGAAGGCAAGGACTGGACGCCCGCCTCCGGTCGCCCCGCAGCACACCCGAACTCCCGCTTCACCGTCGCTGCAGCCCAGTGCCCGTCGATCGCGGACGACTGGGAAGCGGCCGGCGGAGTGCCGATCGATGCGATTGTCTTCGGCGGACGCCGCGCCACCAACGTGCCGCTCGTCGCCCAGGCCCGCAGCTGGAAGCACGGCGTGTTCATGGGCGCCACCATCTCCTCAGAGAAGACCGCCGCCGCCGATGGCATCGTGGGCGAACTGCGCCGCGACCCGTTTGCGATGCTCCCGTTCTGTGGCTACAACATGGCCGATTACTGGAGTCACTGGCTCAAGGTGGGCAAGTCGCTCGGCACCAAGGCTCCCGCGATCTTCCAGGTGAACTGGTTCCGCAAGGGCCCCGACGGTAGCTTCATCTGGCCCGGATTCGGCGAGAACTCCCGCGTTCTCGAGTGGATGGTTCGCCGCATCGAAGGCAGCGCGGACGCCATCGACACCCCGATCGGCCTGCTCCCCGCTGAGGACGGGCTCAACCTCGACGGCCTCGACCTGTCGAAGGAAGCCCTCGACCAGCTCTTCGACATCGACACCAACAGCTGGTTGGCGGAGTGCGACCTCACCGAGGAGTACTTCACCAAGTTCGGTGACCGCATGCCGCCGGCCCTGCTCGCCGAGCTCGCGAGCGTGCGCTACCACCTCAAGGCCTAG
- a CDS encoding purine-cytosine permease family protein, producing MTRTDSREDARAEIHPQTRPPTSTAERPEPTAAHPGRTASGHLEPHPAHPGRTATIHAETHAAHPGHAAAQRPEPRGTAHPDRDAAGRIETHGVDFVPTDQRHGRPRELTWIWMSTNVVYLNFVLGGTMTLLGLSLVNCLLVVLLGNLWWLLVGYLAISGPAAGSPSVVIMRAIFGVRGNRMFGAGLGVLIGLLYVIINLAFAFLAGMALLEFLGVAPSSPLRWLVLLVVAAATFTVSVYGHATITKLSPWLTLALAACFGVLGFFILGAADFGYTVAAQTTDARWAAFLLGFTIISSGPLSWGTGADYSRYLPERSKPSRVLIWTAIGGFIPAVLIAWLGVLAGTRMDMTDPQTALLQILPGWFYPVFLFAILLGSTANNVLCSYSTSLYIQALGVRLPRAATVLLTAAITIAASAWLLFVAESFLDTLNSALEISVAVLGPSVAVYAADLALRRNRYSGPDLALETPDSPFWFSGGYCWPGIIAISAATLAAVATSNTTLYQGPISVLLDGADLSALVGPPSSAPESTPSSGAALPLPELIRSSHAHDSRPRHSPRVHPNGCPKPAPPAGRARAASLAP from the coding sequence ATGACCCGCACCGACAGCCGCGAGGACGCACGAGCCGAGATCCACCCACAGACCCGGCCCCCGACATCCACTGCCGAGCGCCCCGAACCGACAGCCGCCCACCCGGGCCGCACGGCCTCCGGCCACCTCGAACCTCACCCGGCCCACCCCGGCCGCACCGCCACCATCCACGCAGAGACGCACGCGGCCCACCCCGGTCACGCCGCTGCCCAGCGTCCCGAACCGCGCGGCACCGCCCACCCCGACCGCGACGCCGCCGGCCGCATCGAGACCCACGGCGTTGACTTCGTGCCCACGGACCAGCGCCACGGCCGACCCCGCGAACTCACCTGGATCTGGATGTCGACCAACGTGGTCTACCTGAACTTCGTGCTCGGCGGCACGATGACGCTGCTCGGCCTCTCCCTCGTGAACTGCCTGCTCGTGGTGCTCCTCGGCAACCTGTGGTGGCTACTTGTGGGTTACCTCGCCATCAGCGGTCCGGCAGCCGGCAGCCCGAGCGTCGTCATCATGCGCGCCATCTTCGGCGTGCGCGGCAACCGGATGTTCGGCGCCGGCCTTGGCGTGCTCATCGGGCTGCTGTACGTGATCATCAACTTGGCCTTCGCCTTCCTCGCCGGCATGGCCCTGCTCGAGTTTCTCGGCGTGGCACCCAGCTCCCCGCTGCGCTGGCTCGTACTCCTGGTCGTGGCGGCCGCAACGTTCACCGTCAGCGTGTACGGTCACGCCACCATCACGAAACTCAGCCCTTGGCTCACCCTCGCTCTCGCCGCGTGCTTCGGTGTGCTCGGCTTTTTCATCCTCGGCGCCGCCGACTTCGGCTACACGGTTGCCGCCCAGACAACGGATGCCCGTTGGGCCGCCTTCCTGCTCGGGTTCACCATCATTTCCTCCGGACCACTGTCGTGGGGTACCGGCGCCGACTACTCCCGCTACCTCCCCGAGCGCTCGAAGCCCAGCCGTGTGCTGATCTGGACCGCGATCGGCGGCTTCATCCCGGCGGTGCTCATCGCCTGGCTTGGCGTACTTGCCGGCACCCGCATGGACATGACAGATCCGCAGACGGCGCTGCTGCAGATTCTTCCCGGCTGGTTCTACCCGGTGTTCCTGTTTGCTATTCTGCTCGGGAGCACCGCCAACAACGTGCTCTGCTCGTATTCCACCAGCCTGTACATTCAGGCCCTTGGCGTGCGACTTCCCCGCGCCGCGACAGTGCTGCTCACCGCCGCGATCACCATCGCCGCCTCCGCCTGGCTGCTCTTCGTAGCCGAGAGCTTTCTCGACACCCTGAACAGCGCGCTCGAGATCAGTGTCGCCGTGCTCGGGCCGTCTGTCGCCGTGTACGCCGCCGACCTGGCCCTTCGCCGCAACCGCTACAGCGGCCCCGACCTCGCCCTCGAGACCCCGGACAGCCCGTTCTGGTTTAGCGGCGGCTACTGCTGGCCCGGCATCATCGCCATCAGCGCGGCCACTCTCGCCGCCGTCGCGACCTCCAACACCACCCTCTACCAGGGCCCGATCTCGGTGCTCCTCGACGGCGCCGACCTGTCCGCCCTCGTGGGGCCCCCGTCCTCGGCGCCGGAATCTACGCCATCCTCTGGCGCCGCCCTTCCCCTTCCAGAACTCATCAGGAGCTCCCATGCGCACGATAGTCGCCCCCGCCATTCCCCCCGCGTTCACCCGAACGGATGCCCCAAGCCGGCTCCCCCTGCGGGTCGCGCTCGTGCAGCATCGCTGGCACCCTGA
- a CDS encoding agmatine deiminase family protein, which produces MSWRMPAETAPQDRVWMAFPVGGYTLGDDAASAHEARSTWAAVAHAVAEFEPVRMVVDPRERAAATRYLSVDIEVLEAPLDDSWMRDIGPTFVHGPGGELGAVDWTFNGWGAQDWASWKEDAEIGRFVTGASGATAVSSLLVNEGGGFHVDGEGTVLLTETVQLDPGRNPYADRARVEADLARTIGTEHAVWLPRGLTRDQERYGTRGHVDMVAAIPSPGTVLLHAQNDPAHPDFAVSREVRRVLQDAHDAAGRSFTVIDLPAPTRLRDSEGVVDYNYVNHLVVNGGVVACSFGEEKADAVARDILAEAYPGRRVVSVDARPLFARGGGIHCITQQQPSRPASGS; this is translated from the coding sequence ATGAGCTGGCGGATGCCGGCCGAGACCGCGCCGCAGGACAGGGTGTGGATGGCGTTCCCGGTGGGCGGTTACACGCTCGGCGACGACGCAGCGTCGGCCCACGAGGCGCGGTCCACCTGGGCTGCCGTGGCCCACGCCGTGGCCGAGTTCGAGCCGGTACGCATGGTTGTCGACCCGCGCGAGCGCGCCGCCGCCACCCGGTACCTCTCCGTCGACATCGAGGTGCTCGAGGCCCCGCTCGACGACTCGTGGATGCGCGACATCGGCCCCACCTTCGTGCACGGGCCGGGCGGGGAGCTCGGCGCGGTCGACTGGACCTTCAACGGCTGGGGCGCGCAGGATTGGGCGTCGTGGAAAGAGGATGCCGAGATCGGCCGGTTCGTGACCGGCGCGTCGGGCGCCACCGCGGTGTCGTCTCTTCTCGTGAACGAGGGCGGCGGATTCCACGTGGACGGCGAGGGCACCGTTCTGCTCACCGAGACCGTGCAACTCGACCCGGGCCGCAATCCGTACGCCGACCGGGCCAGGGTGGAAGCCGACCTCGCGCGCACGATCGGCACGGAGCACGCCGTGTGGCTGCCGCGCGGACTCACCCGCGACCAGGAACGCTACGGCACCCGCGGCCACGTTGACATGGTCGCCGCGATCCCCTCCCCCGGTACCGTGCTGCTGCACGCGCAGAACGACCCCGCTCACCCTGACTTCGCGGTGTCCCGCGAGGTGCGCCGCGTGCTTCAGGACGCGCACGACGCCGCGGGGCGGTCGTTCACGGTCATCGATCTGCCCGCGCCGACCCGACTGCGCGACTCTGAGGGCGTTGTGGACTACAACTACGTGAACCATCTCGTGGTGAACGGCGGCGTTGTGGCGTGCAGTTTCGGTGAGGAGAAAGCCGATGCGGTGGCCCGGGACATCCTCGCGGAGGCGTACCCGGGGCGGCGGGTCGTGTCGGTCGACGCGCGGCCGCTTTTCGCCCGCGGCGGCGGCATCCATTGCATCACCCAGCAGCAACCGAGCCGACCGGCGTCTGGAAGCTGA
- a CDS encoding TetR/AcrR family transcriptional regulator, which yields MSSDAGIPGRSRRKDPGERAIEIAAAAREIALDDGLYGITLRAVAARVGVTSGLVSHYQPNMDVLVADTFGEIVAAEIGDVAAELAPSVTSVDAIRGLVNTLLGPERTGVTVVWLDAWSLGRRNPALAAEVGRQMDAWQAFVAGLLNEGCARGEFTASDPDTVAWQLLGIIDGLNAHATVRYGDARTLRGLVRTVTEHELGLVPGALDPL from the coding sequence ATGTCAAGTGATGCCGGAATTCCCGGTCGAAGCCGGCGCAAAGACCCCGGTGAGCGCGCAATCGAGATCGCCGCCGCGGCCCGCGAGATCGCGCTCGACGACGGGCTCTACGGAATCACGCTGCGCGCTGTGGCGGCGCGCGTCGGCGTGACGAGCGGCCTGGTGAGTCACTACCAACCCAACATGGACGTGCTCGTGGCCGACACCTTCGGCGAAATCGTGGCCGCCGAGATCGGCGACGTGGCGGCGGAGCTCGCGCCCTCGGTGACGTCCGTCGACGCGATCCGCGGCCTCGTGAACACGCTGCTCGGCCCGGAGCGCACCGGCGTCACCGTGGTCTGGCTCGACGCCTGGAGCCTCGGGCGGCGCAACCCCGCGCTCGCCGCGGAGGTGGGGCGCCAGATGGACGCCTGGCAGGCCTTTGTGGCCGGACTGCTGAATGAGGGCTGTGCCCGCGGAGAGTTCACGGCGAGCGACCCTGACACTGTGGCGTGGCAGTTGCTCGGCATCATCGATGGCCTGAATGCCCACGCCACCGTTCGCTACGGCGACGCGCGCACCCTGCGCGGCCTCGTGCGCACTGTCACGGAGCACGAACTCGGCCTCGTGCCCGGCGCCCTCGATCCGCTCTGA
- a CDS encoding nitrilase-related carbon-nitrogen hydrolase gives MRTIVAPAIPPAFTRTDAPSRLPLRVALVQHRWHPDSAALRAELADGIRVAAAEGARVVFLAELTLSKYPGNVRAKGVPKSDAEDLLEGPTFAFAAEQARLHGVFVHASLFERPADRDEPDDPRGYNTAILVSPAGALAGRTRKTHIPISAGYYEDTYFRPGPAEDAYPVHEPEGLGGARLGLPTCWDEWFPEVSRLYGLGGADILAYPTAIGSEPSFPAFDTQPIWQQVVVANGITSGLFMVVPNRHGDEGDLTFYGSSFISDPYGRVLVQAPRDESAVLVADLDLAQRAEWLALFPFLLTRRPDTYAGLVRPVDPARPFGAVALAEVTA, from the coding sequence ATGCGCACGATAGTCGCCCCCGCCATTCCCCCCGCGTTCACCCGAACGGATGCCCCAAGCCGGCTCCCCCTGCGGGTCGCGCTCGTGCAGCATCGCTGGCACCCTGACAGTGCGGCCCTGCGCGCGGAGCTGGCCGACGGCATCCGCGTGGCCGCCGCCGAAGGCGCCCGGGTAGTGTTCCTGGCCGAGCTCACCCTGAGCAAATATCCCGGCAACGTGCGGGCGAAGGGCGTGCCGAAGAGCGACGCCGAAGATCTGCTCGAAGGACCGACCTTCGCGTTCGCCGCCGAGCAAGCTCGGCTGCACGGCGTGTTCGTACACGCCTCCCTGTTCGAGCGGCCCGCCGATCGCGACGAACCCGACGACCCCCGCGGCTACAACACAGCGATCCTGGTGTCGCCGGCCGGCGCGCTTGCGGGCCGCACCCGCAAGACGCACATTCCCATCAGCGCCGGCTACTACGAAGACACCTATTTTCGACCCGGCCCCGCCGAAGACGCGTACCCCGTGCACGAACCTGAGGGGCTCGGCGGGGCACGCCTTGGCCTGCCCACTTGCTGGGACGAGTGGTTCCCCGAGGTGTCGCGGCTGTACGGCCTCGGCGGCGCCGACATTCTCGCCTACCCCACGGCGATAGGGTCCGAGCCGTCATTCCCGGCGTTCGACACGCAACCCATTTGGCAGCAGGTCGTGGTGGCCAACGGAATCACCAGCGGCCTGTTCATGGTCGTGCCAAATCGCCACGGAGACGAGGGTGACCTCACGTTCTACGGTTCGTCCTTCATCTCCGACCCCTACGGTCGGGTGCTCGTGCAAGCGCCGCGGGACGAATCCGCTGTGCTCGTGGCCGACCTCGACCTGGCCCAGCGCGCCGAGTGGCTCGCCCTGTTCCCGTTCCTGCTCACCCGCCGGCCCGACACCTACGCGGGGTTGGTGCGGCCGGTCGACCCGGCGCGCCCGTTCGGCGCGGTCGCACTCGCCGAGGTGACGGCATGA